One region of Chlorobiota bacterium genomic DNA includes:
- a CDS encoding DUF3883 domain-containing protein — translation MAKLEDIRPTITLGGILPDCLVTVSSVQWFGTEALELLYKDPSGKLGNELLYRHDEARIQVIEHGRPWSFDADGHLFRVVSEAHRIRLAHLFDPLLAVHTSDIRPLPHQITAVYQEMLPRQPLRFLLADDPGAGKTIMAGLLIKELIARSDLQRCLIVCPGNLAEQWQDELYRKFNLPFEILTNDKLETARTGNWFVENNLVIARLDKLSRSEDVQAKLAAPDGGWDLVVCDEAHKMSATFFGGEVKYTKRYKLGQLLSQITRHFLLMTATPHNGKEEDFQLFMALIDADRFEGRFRDEAHTADVSDLMRRMVKEHLLTFDATPLFPERLAYTIPYKLSPMEEQLYTEVTHYVNEEFNRAEATQNERRAGTVGFALTILQRRLASSPEAIYLSLRRRRERLEAQLRQHTEAQRTAANRASLHQNDLLLDPKEIDPEEIENLEDAPDGEVEAVEETILNQATAARTIAELQAEIATLARLESLARRVQHSGEDKKWQELRGLLQTIFSPPAIAQRIGEGSPLYSAGPERAPKPSPLQKLVIFTEHRDTLNYLHNKIATVLGRPKSVVCIHGAMGRQARLQVQEVFKHDPEVQVLLATDAAGEGINLQRAHLMVNYDLPWNPNRIEQRFGRIHRIGQTEVCHLWNLVAAQTREGEVYRTLLTKLEEARQTLGGQVFDILGKLEFDGHSLRDLLLEAIRYGELPETKARLQRVVSSTFNREKLERLLQERALVHNLLGADRIHTIREDMERAEARRLQPHYIQSFFLEAFERLHGTIRQREPQRFEITHVPVAVRQHGQLNNIGGQPVLQRYERITFQKELIEPHDAPPAAFISPGHPLLNATLDLIYHNHRDLLRNGTVLVDTSDPTTQPRMLFYLEHSLQDASLTRNGQRRIISTRMLYVEMDPAGNASHIQYAPYLDYRPLQSTEPTPAQILQRPECAWITHDLEHQVQNYAVATVVQAHYQEIYAQKIRLIAKTKAAVQERLTKEIAHWDRRAQDLKAQEQSGILNTRLNSNEARKRADTLQARRQKRMEELELEAKISPLPPVVIGGLLVVPIGLLAAMDPAATPTIPTFPRDTQAAAARARNAVMEVERALGYDPVDRETEKLGYDIESRVPGTGQLRFIEVKGRAAGAETITVTKNEILYFLNKPDDVILAIVEFLDESSHKVHYIRRPFLREPDFGVVAVNYSFAELLARATPPE, via the coding sequence ATGGCTAAACTTGAAGATATCCGGCCAACAATCACCCTGGGGGGAATCCTCCCTGATTGCCTTGTCACAGTCAGCAGTGTGCAGTGGTTCGGAACGGAGGCACTGGAGCTACTCTATAAGGATCCTTCCGGGAAACTTGGCAACGAACTGCTGTACCGCCACGATGAAGCTCGCATACAAGTTATCGAACATGGTAGGCCTTGGAGCTTTGATGCCGATGGACATCTGTTCAGGGTGGTCTCCGAAGCTCATCGCATTCGGTTGGCGCACCTGTTCGACCCGTTGCTGGCCGTGCATACATCGGATATCCGACCGCTGCCGCACCAGATTACAGCGGTCTATCAGGAGATGCTTCCGCGCCAGCCGCTCCGGTTTCTACTGGCCGACGACCCCGGCGCTGGCAAAACAATTATGGCCGGATTGCTTATCAAGGAGCTTATCGCCCGCAGCGACCTGCAACGCTGCTTGATTGTTTGCCCGGGCAACCTTGCCGAACAATGGCAGGATGAGCTGTACCGGAAGTTCAATCTCCCCTTCGAAATCCTTACCAACGATAAACTAGAAACCGCACGCACCGGAAATTGGTTTGTGGAAAACAACCTGGTGATTGCGCGCCTGGATAAGCTAAGCCGCAGCGAAGACGTGCAAGCCAAACTTGCTGCCCCCGACGGCGGGTGGGACCTTGTCGTCTGTGATGAAGCCCACAAAATGTCCGCTACATTCTTTGGGGGGGAAGTCAAGTACACCAAACGCTATAAACTGGGCCAGCTCCTCTCGCAGATCACCCGCCATTTCCTGCTGATGACCGCCACCCCCCATAACGGCAAGGAAGAAGATTTCCAACTCTTCATGGCCCTGATTGATGCCGATCGCTTCGAGGGGAGGTTCCGCGATGAAGCCCACACCGCCGATGTCTCCGATCTTATGCGCCGCATGGTCAAGGAGCACCTCCTTACCTTCGATGCCACCCCGCTCTTCCCCGAACGCCTGGCCTACACCATTCCCTACAAGCTCTCCCCAATGGAGGAGCAGCTTTACACAGAAGTCACCCACTACGTCAACGAAGAATTTAACCGTGCCGAGGCCACGCAGAACGAGCGGCGCGCCGGAACCGTTGGCTTTGCGCTGACCATCCTGCAACGCCGCCTTGCCTCCTCGCCGGAAGCTATCTACTTATCGCTGCGGCGGCGCAGGGAACGCCTGGAAGCCCAGCTGCGCCAGCACACAGAAGCCCAGCGCACCGCCGCCAATCGTGCCAGCTTGCACCAGAACGACCTGCTGCTTGACCCAAAGGAGATTGATCCAGAAGAAATTGAAAACCTGGAAGATGCCCCAGATGGTGAGGTGGAAGCCGTGGAAGAAACCATCCTGAACCAAGCCACTGCCGCCCGCACCATTGCCGAACTTCAAGCCGAAATTGCCACCCTTGCCCGGCTTGAGTCGCTGGCACGGCGGGTGCAACACAGCGGCGAGGATAAAAAATGGCAGGAACTTCGCGGGCTTCTCCAAACCATATTCTCCCCACCCGCCATTGCCCAACGTATTGGCGAAGGGTCGCCCCTGTATTCTGCCGGACCGGAGCGGGCGCCGAAGCCCTCCCCCTTGCAAAAGCTGGTGATCTTTACCGAGCATCGCGACACACTGAACTACCTTCACAACAAGATCGCTACCGTCCTGGGTCGGCCGAAATCCGTTGTCTGTATCCATGGGGCCATGGGCCGCCAGGCCCGCCTGCAAGTGCAGGAAGTGTTCAAACACGACCCAGAGGTCCAGGTCCTGCTGGCCACCGATGCTGCTGGCGAAGGAATCAACCTGCAGCGGGCACACCTGATGGTGAACTACGACCTCCCCTGGAATCCCAATCGTATCGAGCAACGCTTCGGGCGCATTCACAGAATTGGGCAAACCGAGGTCTGCCACCTTTGGAACCTTGTGGCCGCCCAAACCCGCGAAGGAGAGGTGTACCGCACCCTTCTGACAAAACTTGAGGAAGCCCGCCAAACGCTTGGCGGGCAGGTCTTCGATATCCTGGGCAAACTTGAGTTCGACGGCCATTCCCTGCGCGACCTTCTGCTGGAGGCCATCCGCTACGGCGAACTTCCCGAAACCAAAGCAAGGCTTCAGCGGGTCGTCTCCAGCACCTTCAACCGCGAAAAACTGGAACGCCTGCTGCAGGAACGCGCCCTGGTCCATAACCTGCTCGGGGCCGATCGCATCCACACGATCCGCGAGGATATGGAGCGCGCCGAAGCACGCCGATTGCAACCCCACTACATCCAATCCTTCTTCCTGGAAGCCTTCGAACGATTGCACGGAACCATCCGCCAGCGCGAACCCCAACGGTTTGAAATCACCCATGTTCCCGTGGCCGTCCGCCAGCACGGGCAGCTGAACAACATCGGCGGCCAGCCCGTGCTGCAACGCTACGAACGCATCACCTTCCAGAAGGAATTGATTGAACCCCACGATGCCCCCCCCGCCGCCTTCATCTCCCCAGGCCACCCATTGCTGAATGCCACCCTGGACCTGATCTACCACAACCACCGCGATCTGCTTCGCAACGGCACGGTCCTGGTGGACACAAGCGATCCCACCACCCAACCCCGCATGCTCTTCTATCTGGAGCACTCCCTGCAAGATGCCAGCCTAACACGCAACGGCCAGCGCCGCATCATCTCCACGCGTATGCTCTATGTGGAGATGGACCCTGCCGGCAACGCTTCCCATATCCAATACGCCCCCTACCTTGATTACCGCCCACTGCAATCAACCGAGCCAACCCCGGCCCAGATACTGCAACGCCCAGAGTGCGCATGGATTACCCACGACCTGGAACACCAAGTCCAAAACTATGCCGTCGCCACCGTGGTCCAGGCCCACTACCAAGAAATCTATGCCCAGAAAATCAGGCTGATTGCCAAAACCAAAGCCGCCGTGCAGGAACGCCTGACAAAGGAAATCGCCCACTGGGACCGCCGCGCCCAGGACCTGAAAGCCCAAGAACAATCGGGAATCCTCAACACACGCCTGAACTCCAACGAAGCACGCAAACGCGCCGACACCTTGCAGGCACGCCGCCAAAAACGAATGGAAGAACTGGAGCTTGAAGCCAAAATCTCCCCACTCCCCCCGGTGGTGATTGGCGGCCTGCTGGTGGTCCCCATTGGCTTGCTTGCCGCAATGGACCCCGCCGCAACCCCAACAATCCCAACCTTCCCGCGCGATACCCAAGCCGCCGCCGCACGCGCACGCAATGCCGTCATGGAGGTGGAACGCGCGCTGGGATACGACCCCGTGGACCGGGAAACCGAAAAACTTGGCTACGACATCGAAAGCCGCGTCCCAGGGACCGGCCAGCTTCGGTTTATCGAGGTGAAAGGGCGCGCCGCCGGCGCCGAAACCATCACCGTTACCAAAAACGAAATCCTCTACTTCCTGAACAAACCGGACGACGTTATCCTGGCCATTGTGGAGTTCCTTGATGAATCTTCCCACAAGGTTCACTACATTCGCCGCCCATTCTTGCGGGAACCTGACTTCGGTGTGGTGGCCGTCAACTACAGCTTTGCGGAGCTTCTGGCCCGCGCCACACCCCCCGAATAA
- a CDS encoding DUF1156 domain-containing protein, producing MSRRKKLIEVALPLEAINAAAVREKSIRHGHPSTLHLWWARRPLAAARAVIFAQLVDDPSANPDLFPTEHEQQQERDRLFGIIQDLVQWENTTNPQVLAAARAEIWQSWRRTCAHNAQHPRAAELFNPANLPPFHDPFAGGGALPLEAQRLGLESHASDLNPVAVLINKAMIEIPTTFAGMPPANPEARKDHHHLFAQQWNAAQGLAHDVRHYGQWMREQAEQRIGHLYPTIHVTHAMVADRPDLQPYLGRQLTPIAWLWARTVKSPNPAFSHIHVPLVSSFFLSTKPGKEAYVQPVVDGDSYHFRVHAGKPDNPEITKNGTKSAGSGSNFLCLMSGTPIPFEFIRAEAKNGNMGARLMAVVAEGDRGRVYLAPTQEMEERIRHAHPKDVPDTPLPAKALGFRVQEYGMTRWRDLFTPRQLVALTTFSDLVAEARTQIERDAAAAGMPNDPRGLDTGGTGAKAYAEAVSIYLSFLVSQLANHGSSMCGWHSANTQMRNVFARQAIPMVWDYAESNPFCDSSGSFNNLFERQVQGFEALGEGMPGKGHQADAARQAISSGKIISTDPPYYDNIGYADLSDFFYVWLRRSLRGVFPGLLATLTVPKTEELVATPYRHGTKKKAEEFFLDGMTEVMEQLAKQAHPAFPVTIYYAFKQSENQGTGGVASTGWETFLDAVIRSGFTISGTWPVRTEMKNRQVAMGTNALASSIVLVCRKRPAEAGAATRREFLEVLKRELPLALRHFQGSNIAPVDLAQGAIGPGMAIYTRYSKVLDADGKALTVREALAMINQTLDEALAEQEGAFDADSRWALAWFEQQGFGEGEYGIAETLSTAKNTSIRGMVEAGIVASKGGKVRLLRPTEFPSNWDPATDQRLPAWEVVHRLVGVLESGGEPAAAELVAALGARAEAARELAYRLYTICERKKRAAEGGWYNGLVQSWPEVARLARQAPPQAAGVQESFL from the coding sequence ATGTCTCGCAGAAAAAAACTGATTGAAGTTGCGCTTCCCCTGGAAGCCATCAACGCCGCTGCCGTCCGCGAAAAATCTATCCGGCATGGCCACCCAAGCACCCTTCACCTGTGGTGGGCACGCCGCCCGCTGGCCGCCGCACGCGCCGTGATCTTTGCCCAATTGGTGGACGACCCCTCGGCCAATCCGGACCTGTTCCCCACCGAACACGAACAACAGCAGGAACGGGACCGCCTGTTCGGCATTATCCAGGACCTGGTCCAATGGGAGAACACCACCAACCCACAGGTTCTGGCCGCCGCACGCGCCGAAATCTGGCAAAGCTGGCGGCGCACCTGCGCCCACAACGCCCAACACCCACGCGCCGCCGAGCTGTTCAACCCAGCCAACCTTCCACCATTCCACGACCCCTTTGCCGGCGGCGGCGCGCTTCCCCTGGAGGCCCAACGCCTGGGCCTGGAATCCCACGCCAGCGACCTTAACCCCGTGGCGGTCCTGATCAACAAGGCCATGATCGAAATCCCCACAACCTTTGCCGGAATGCCACCGGCCAACCCCGAAGCCCGCAAGGACCACCACCACCTGTTTGCGCAACAGTGGAACGCCGCCCAGGGCCTTGCCCACGACGTCCGCCACTACGGCCAATGGATGCGCGAACAAGCCGAACAACGCATTGGCCACCTGTACCCCACCATCCACGTTACCCACGCCATGGTTGCCGACCGCCCCGACCTGCAACCCTACCTGGGCCGCCAGCTTACCCCCATTGCCTGGCTGTGGGCACGCACCGTAAAAAGCCCAAACCCCGCCTTCAGCCACATCCACGTCCCCCTGGTCTCCAGCTTCTTCCTCTCCACCAAACCAGGAAAAGAAGCCTACGTTCAGCCCGTTGTTGATGGCGATTCCTACCACTTCCGCGTCCATGCCGGAAAACCGGATAACCCAGAGATCACTAAAAATGGAACCAAATCAGCAGGCAGCGGAAGCAATTTCTTATGCCTGATGTCGGGAACGCCCATACCGTTTGAATTCATTAGGGCCGAGGCAAAAAATGGAAACATGGGCGCACGCCTGATGGCCGTTGTGGCCGAAGGCGATCGGGGCCGGGTCTATCTTGCGCCAACTCAGGAAATGGAAGAACGTATCCGGCACGCACACCCAAAGGATGTGCCAGATACGCCCCTTCCAGCAAAAGCACTCGGCTTCCGCGTCCAGGAGTACGGGATGACCCGATGGAGGGACCTGTTCACCCCGCGCCAGCTGGTTGCGCTTACCACCTTCTCCGACCTGGTGGCCGAAGCCCGCACCCAGATTGAACGCGATGCCGCCGCCGCCGGAATGCCCAACGACCCCCGCGGCCTGGACACCGGCGGAACCGGCGCAAAAGCCTACGCCGAGGCCGTCTCCATCTACCTCAGCTTCCTGGTAAGCCAACTGGCAAACCACGGATCCTCCATGTGTGGGTGGCACTCTGCCAACACACAGATGCGCAACGTGTTTGCTCGGCAAGCAATCCCGATGGTCTGGGACTACGCCGAAAGCAATCCTTTCTGCGACTCCTCCGGCAGCTTTAATAATCTGTTTGAGCGGCAAGTGCAAGGCTTTGAAGCACTTGGGGAAGGGATGCCGGGAAAGGGGCACCAAGCGGATGCGGCCCGCCAGGCGATTTCGAGCGGGAAGATCATCTCGACCGACCCGCCTTACTACGACAACATTGGCTACGCGGACCTTTCGGATTTTTTCTACGTTTGGCTGCGGCGTTCGCTGCGGGGGGTGTTCCCTGGGCTGCTGGCCACGCTAACGGTTCCGAAAACGGAGGAGCTGGTGGCCACGCCCTATCGGCACGGAACCAAGAAGAAGGCGGAGGAATTTTTCCTTGATGGGATGACCGAGGTGATGGAGCAACTTGCCAAGCAAGCGCACCCGGCGTTTCCGGTCACGATCTACTACGCCTTCAAACAGTCGGAGAACCAGGGCACCGGGGGGGTGGCAAGCACCGGATGGGAGACGTTTCTTGATGCGGTGATTCGTTCGGGATTTACGATCAGCGGAACGTGGCCAGTCCGGACCGAGATGAAGAACCGGCAAGTGGCGATGGGCACCAACGCGTTAGCCTCCAGCATTGTGTTGGTGTGCCGGAAGCGTCCGGCGGAAGCGGGCGCGGCAACGCGGCGGGAATTTTTGGAGGTCTTGAAAAGGGAGCTTCCGTTGGCGTTGCGGCATTTTCAGGGGAGCAACATTGCGCCGGTGGATTTGGCGCAGGGGGCAATTGGCCCTGGGATGGCAATCTACACCCGCTACAGCAAGGTGTTGGACGCCGACGGCAAGGCGCTAACGGTGCGGGAGGCGTTGGCCATGATTAACCAAACGTTGGACGAAGCGCTTGCCGAGCAGGAAGGGGCGTTCGATGCCGACAGCCGTTGGGCGTTGGCGTGGTTCGAGCAGCAAGGGTTTGGCGAAGGGGAGTACGGGATTGCCGAGACGCTTTCCACGGCAAAGAACACCAGCATTCGGGGGATGGTGGAGGCGGGGATTGTGGCCTCGAAAGGGGGGAAGGTCCGGCTGTTGCGGCCAACGGAGTTCCCAAGCAACTGGGACCCGGCCACGGACCAACGGCTTCCGGCGTGGGAGGTGGTGCACCGGTTGGTTGGCGTGTTGGAGTCGGGGGGGGAGCCGGCGGCGGCCGAACTTGTGGCGGCCCTGGGCGCGCGTGCCGAAGCCGCGCGCGAGCTTGCCTACCGGCTGTACACCATCTGCGAGCGGAAGAAGCGCGCGGCCGAGGGGGGGTGGTACAACGGGTTGGTGCAAAGCTGGCCGGAGGTTGCCCGCCTTGCGCGCCAGGCGCCGCCGCAGGCCGCGGGCGTGCAGGAATCGTTCCTGTGA
- a CDS encoding glycosyltransferase family 9 protein, protein MRVPLHERLFNHSIPIPSELHFSERTLAVLTRNIAAGMELPHFPYSIPLRPHDVAIADAMLAEKGLLGKQWILLNISTGKADRNFSDQQNVALAKGLAGLGLPVGIIASPKEHGRASRIATEAGAGVTPLPFGTLGAVMSGIGNAALVATPDTAIVHITSAMGRPIVAMIPADVVGGWEPLGVPSRVIIAGGAATMEPTNTEPTNTEPTNTEPTNFVKLAIAAAGELLGIAARQQ, encoded by the coding sequence ATGCGGGTCCCGCTCCACGAACGGTTGTTCAACCACAGCATCCCCATCCCCAGCGAACTCCATTTTAGCGAACGCACCCTTGCCGTGCTGACCAGGAACATTGCTGCGGGAATGGAGCTTCCCCACTTCCCCTACTCCATCCCGCTCCGGCCGCACGATGTGGCGATTGCCGACGCGATGCTTGCGGAAAAAGGGCTGCTGGGGAAGCAATGGATTCTGCTGAATATCAGCACCGGAAAGGCGGACCGGAATTTTAGCGACCAGCAGAATGTGGCGTTGGCGAAAGGGTTGGCGGGGCTGGGGCTTCCGGTGGGGATTATCGCCAGCCCAAAGGAGCATGGCCGCGCAAGCCGCATTGCCACGGAAGCTGGCGCGGGCGTTACTCCGCTTCCATTTGGCACGCTTGGGGCGGTGATGTCGGGGATCGGGAACGCCGCGCTGGTTGCCACCCCCGACACCGCGATTGTCCACATCACCTCGGCAATGGGGCGGCCAATTGTGGCGATGATTCCGGCGGATGTGGTTGGCGGCTGGGAGCCGCTGGGCGTGCCGTCGCGAGTGATTATTGCGGGGGGGGCCGCCACGATGGAACCCACCAACACCGAACCCACTAACACCGAACCCACTAACACCGAACCCACCAACTTCGTGAAGCTGGCGATTGCTGCGGCGGGGGAATTGCTGGGGATTGCAGCGCGCCAACAGTGA
- a CDS encoding metal-dependent hydrolase, producing MSLTFLGHSAIQIRTGTFEILIDPFLTGNPSASVVAGGVNPTHIILTHGHGDHLGDAEAIAQRTGALVIAPFEVVTYLEERGGKGWAMSTGGAHDFEFGRVKFTIAHHGSGGPGGYSMGAACGVLVTIAGKTIYHAGDTALFYDMKLIGERHPIDVALLPIGDNFTMGIEDAAYAVGLLNPKLTIPIHYNTFPAITVDANEFRRLVQSAGHEALILDPGQSHTL from the coding sequence ATTTCACTGACGTTTCTGGGGCATTCTGCCATTCAGATTCGCACCGGCACGTTTGAAATTCTGATAGACCCATTCCTCACCGGAAACCCTTCGGCATCGGTCGTGGCTGGCGGGGTGAATCCCACGCATATCATTCTAACCCACGGGCATGGCGACCATCTGGGCGATGCCGAAGCGATTGCGCAACGAACCGGGGCGCTGGTGATTGCTCCGTTTGAGGTTGTCACCTACTTGGAGGAGCGCGGGGGGAAAGGGTGGGCGATGTCAACCGGCGGCGCGCACGATTTTGAGTTCGGCAGGGTGAAGTTCACGATTGCCCACCACGGATCGGGCGGGCCGGGGGGATACAGCATGGGGGCGGCCTGCGGGGTGCTGGTGACGATTGCGGGAAAAACAATCTACCACGCCGGCGACACCGCGCTGTTTTACGACATGAAGTTGATTGGCGAACGCCACCCGATTGACGTTGCGTTGCTTCCGATTGGGGACAATTTCACGATGGGGATTGAGGATGCCGCCTATGCCGTGGGGCTGCTGAATCCAAAGCTGACGATCCCCATTCATTACAACACCTTCCCCGCAATCACGGTGGACGCGAACGAGTTCCGCCGGCTGGTGCAGTCCGCCGGCCACGAAGCATTGATCCTGGACCCTGGCCAATCGCACACGTTGTGA
- a CDS encoding NUDIX hydrolase has translation MDPSTSGGLQRWETLQSESVLHSPVFDIRKVRRRSRDTGNEGDFYQIGTRDWVNVVAITPSNRVVLVRQYRHGSDEITLEIPGGIIDDGETPEHAARRELLEESGYDCAETAIIGRVRSNPALFDNWTWTVLATGLTAGQTSFDEHEEIELVEAPIGQIPELIRSGAITHALVVAAFHWYHLRQSQASNVADSGACTD, from the coding sequence ATGGATCCATCAACCAGCGGTGGTTTGCAGCGGTGGGAGACGTTGCAGAGCGAGTCGGTTCTCCATTCGCCAGTGTTCGACATCCGTAAAGTTCGCCGCCGCAGCCGCGACACCGGGAACGAGGGGGATTTCTACCAGATTGGCACCCGCGATTGGGTGAACGTGGTGGCAATCACCCCCAGCAACCGTGTGGTTCTGGTCCGCCAGTACCGGCATGGCTCCGATGAGATCACCCTGGAAATCCCCGGCGGAATCATTGACGACGGCGAAACGCCGGAGCACGCTGCCCGGCGCGAGTTGCTGGAGGAATCGGGTTACGATTGCGCCGAAACGGCAATCATCGGGCGGGTGCGGTCCAACCCCGCGTTGTTCGACAACTGGACCTGGACGGTGCTGGCAACCGGGCTGACCGCTGGCCAAACCAGCTTTGATGAGCATGAGGAAATTGAGCTTGTGGAGGCCCCAATCGGCCAGATTCCGGAACTGATCCGCAGCGGGGCGATTACCCACGCGCTGGTGGTTGCGGCGTTCCACTGGTATCACCTGCGCCAATCCCAAGCCAGCAACGTGGCCGATTCCGGAGCTTGCACAGATTAA
- a CDS encoding ParA family protein: MGKVIAVANQKGGVGKTTTAVNLAASLAAAEQPTLLIDTDPQANATSGLGINPQKLTKTIYEVMVDGIAPADATMKTDLAYLEMIPSHINLVGAEIEMIEVIHREKVLLKALEAVRRKYTYVVIDCPPSLGLLTLNALTAADSVMIPVQCEYYALEGLGQLLNTISIVKKHLNQSLDIEGVLLTMYDSRLRLSNQVASEVRRYFGDKVFQTIITRNVRLSEAPSHGKPVLLYDALSIGTKNYMDLATEMLRRDGIITEPPAVDVASAIISPPSGAPSSPPQPAAPPDLAQPTENGTVEGQAKPPAAADATPPQKDSPLPPSQATPPDAAQKGGTENGIAGNQEPEQSAKPAEQQQKKRDNSSDKTT; the protein is encoded by the coding sequence ATGGGCAAAGTAATCGCCGTAGCAAATCAGAAAGGTGGAGTCGGGAAGACGACGACCGCAGTAAATCTTGCGGCCTCGCTTGCTGCTGCCGAGCAACCAACGCTGCTGATTGATACGGACCCGCAAGCCAACGCCACCAGCGGATTGGGGATCAATCCGCAAAAGCTGACGAAGACGATCTACGAGGTGATGGTGGACGGCATTGCCCCGGCAGATGCCACCATGAAAACGGATTTGGCATATCTGGAGATGATCCCTTCCCACATCAATCTTGTTGGGGCCGAGATTGAGATGATTGAGGTGATCCACCGCGAAAAAGTGCTGCTGAAAGCGTTGGAGGCGGTGCGGCGCAAATACACCTACGTGGTGATTGATTGCCCCCCCTCGCTTGGCCTTCTAACCCTGAACGCCCTTACCGCTGCCGACTCGGTGATGATCCCCGTGCAATGCGAATACTACGCGCTTGAGGGGTTGGGGCAGTTGCTGAACACCATCTCCATCGTGAAAAAACATCTGAACCAATCGCTGGATATCGAAGGGGTGCTGCTGACGATGTACGACAGCCGCCTGCGCCTGTCGAACCAGGTTGCCAGCGAGGTTCGGCGGTATTTTGGCGACAAAGTTTTCCAGACGATCATCACCCGAAACGTGCGGTTAAGCGAGGCGCCCAGCCACGGCAAGCCGGTGCTGCTGTACGACGCGCTTTCCATCGGGACCAAAAACTACATGGACCTTGCCACCGAGATGCTCCGGCGCGACGGAATCATCACCGAGCCGCCGGCGGTGGATGTGGCCTCGGCCATTATCTCGCCCCCCTCGGGTGCGCCTTCATCGCCGCCCCAACCAGCCGCCCCCCCCGACCTGGCACAGCCAACGGAAAACGGCACGGTGGAGGGCCAGGCCAAGCCGCCAGCCGCGGCGGATGCGACCCCACCCCAGAAAGATTCTCCATTGCCACCGTCACAAGCCACGCCCCCCGATGCGGCACAGAAAGGGGGCACGGAAAACGGCATTGCGGGCAACCAGGAACCCGAGCAATCGGCAAAACCTGCAGAGCAACAACAAAAAAAACGCGACAACTCCTCGGATAAAACAACGTGA
- a CDS encoding ParB/RepB/Spo0J family partition protein translates to MAKNKGVLGRGLGALLSGTASAAEAADLREHLPNDDGRSVGTICKIDIAKVSPNPFQPRVDFNPQALEELKNSILEHGVIQPITVRRVGERFELISGERRVRASIDAGLTEVPAYILDVNSDRGMLEIALIENVQRENLNPIEIALGYQRLIKECSLTQEEVADKVGKDRSTVTNMLRLLRLPQQVQESLRDGEITMGHARALLTVQDVEGQIEVWKQVRDEGLSVRKTEAIVKQVAQSGAARKEKKPAASNGIASPSPTRTELDLTLTEISARLRQVFGTQVKVKSNAAGDGNITIDFYSSEDLERLLELFALIERHGR, encoded by the coding sequence ATGGCCAAGAACAAAGGTGTGCTAGGGCGCGGACTTGGAGCGCTACTCTCGGGAACCGCTTCGGCAGCCGAAGCGGCCGATCTGCGCGAGCATCTTCCCAACGACGATGGCCGGTCGGTGGGGACGATCTGCAAAATTGACATCGCAAAGGTTAGCCCAAACCCATTTCAGCCCCGCGTTGATTTCAACCCGCAGGCGTTGGAGGAGCTGAAGAACTCAATCTTGGAGCATGGGGTGATCCAGCCGATCACCGTGCGGCGGGTTGGCGAGCGGTTCGAGCTGATCTCCGGCGAGCGGCGCGTGCGTGCCTCGATTGATGCTGGGCTGACCGAGGTCCCCGCCTACATCCTTGATGTAAACAGCGACCGCGGGATGCTGGAAATCGCGCTGATTGAAAACGTCCAGCGCGAAAACCTGAACCCGATTGAAATCGCGCTTGGCTACCAGCGGCTGATAAAAGAGTGCAGCCTGACGCAGGAGGAGGTGGCCGATAAAGTCGGGAAGGACCGCTCCACCGTCACGAATATGCTTCGGTTGCTTCGGCTTCCGCAGCAGGTTCAGGAGTCGTTGCGGGATGGCGAGATCACGATGGGCCACGCCCGGGCATTGCTGACGGTTCAAGATGTGGAAGGGCAGATAGAAGTCTGGAAGCAGGTGCGGGACGAAGGGTTGTCGGTGCGGAAAACGGAGGCAATCGTCAAGCAGGTGGCGCAATCGGGGGCCGCGCGGAAGGAGAAGAAGCCGGCGGCATCCAACGGCATTGCCAGCCCCAGCCCAACCCGCACCGAGCTTGATTTAACCCTGACAGAAATTTCCGCGCGGCTTCGCCAGGTGTTCGGCACGCAAGTGAAAGTGAAATCGAATGCCGCCGGCGACGGCAACATCACCATTGATTTCTACAGCAGCGAAGATTTAGAGCGATTGCTAGAGCTGTTCGCACTGATTGAGCGGCATGGGCGGTGA